In the Macrobrachium rosenbergii isolate ZJJX-2024 chromosome 23, ASM4041242v1, whole genome shotgun sequence genome, one interval contains:
- the LOC136851489 gene encoding LOW QUALITY PROTEIN: 28S rRNA (cytosine-C(5))-methyltransferase-like (The sequence of the model RefSeq protein was modified relative to this genomic sequence to represent the inferred CDS: inserted 1 base in 1 codon), which produces MAKQNGKGKHGDNEPKGEMPQTKGQDTQEKAPHSVKVPQLYKEASKILKKFENKEGSLKTLIYSGKYRNYGVMFGILSKLVNNQATVKSAIAASNLLVEQPNFDPHLAQVLTTQALSKGSVTGDCKPIIVFKEYEEKIKATATKSFSAETAVKDKDVLPRYVRVNTLVGSVNRVHAQLETDGFILENCDPSLESYDDFLERVKNLASPYYLVDYHIPELLIFXPGTPFWDSILYKKNVIILQDKASCLPVFLSDVQETSNVLDACAAPGNKTSHIAAKINNHGKVIAVEHDQKRFETMRNLLSFRQATCVTSVNKDFFTLKPANYADIEHIFVDPSCSSSGTRVHNDQVSKQRVTKLASLQTMLLKRALSFPSVKEVIYSTCSVYEEENEKVVDDVLAQYHEEFELANLATHLQGWKHFGHHTYRFGHKCLRTDISIDRCTGFFVAKFVRKQAGKGKKRKAPKSQDSADTLNGENASNLDMQSSETSHRRHKKGKFVASEESEVANGNTEQNDAQVEESPSENTVVEECHDLHPKKKKKSKKSRKSEGVTSNGDETPEISVTENESNEQNTVENEMEISGSSEVKKKKKRKKSAEVEEVENSVQEIEVIQESVDLDCSEVKRKKKKHKSERKSMENNEKITALGSSEDAETNQSTAEVQEVKSSKDPEVVSSEEVISKKKKKKSKK; this is translated from the exons ATGGCCAAGCAGAATGGAAAAGGTAAACATGGAGACAATGAGCCTAAAGGGGAAATGCCACAGACGAAAGGACAAGATACACAAGAAAAGGCTCCACATTCTGTCAAAGTGCCGCAACTCTACAAAGAAGcatcaaaaatactgaaaaaatttgaaaacaaggaGGGATCTTTGAAAACACtgatttattcaggaaaatacaGG AACTATGGAGTGATGTTTGGTATACTCTCTAAACTAGTTAACAATCAAGCAACTGTGAAAAGTGCCATTGCTGCGTCAAACTTGCTCGTTGAACAGCCTAATTTTGA tcctCATCTTGCCCAAGTATTGACTACTCAGGCTCTTTCCAAAGGATCTGTGACTGGAGATTGCAAACCAATTATTGTATTTAAAGAGTacgaagaaaagataaaagcGACAGCTACAAAATCATTTTCAGCTGAAACAGCAGTAAAAGATAAGG ATGTTTTACCTCGCTATGTTAGAGTCAACACGTTGGTAGGGTCAGTGAATCGGGTGCATGCCCAGCTGGAGACTGATGGATTCATCTTGGAGAATTGTGATCCAAGTTTAGAATCGTACGACGACTTTTTGGAACGTGTTAAG AATTTGGCTTCTCCATATTACTTGGTTGATTACCACATTCCAGAGTTACTGATAT CCCCAGGAACTCCATTTTGGGACAGCAttctgtataagaaaaatgtCATCATCCTCCAGGACAAG GCTAGCTGCTTACCAGTGTTCCTGAGTGACGTTCAGGAGACAAGCAATGTCTTGGATGCTTGTGCTGCCCCAGGCAACAAAACTTCACATATTGCTGCTAAAATTAATAACCAtgg GAAGGTAATTGCTGTAGAGCATGATCAGAAACGCTTTGAGACCATGAGAAACTTGCTTAGCTTTCGTCAAGCAACTTGCGTAACCTCTGTGAACAAGGATTTCTTTACCCTGAAACCCGCCAATTATGCTGACATTGAACACATTTTTGTTGATCCATCATGTTCATCAAGTG GCACAAGAGTCCATAACGACCAAGTCTCCAAGCAACGCGTTACAAAGCTGGCATCACTTCAGACTATGTTACTGAAGCGAGCACTTTCCTTTCCCTCTGTCAAGGAGGTGATCTACTCGACCTGCTCTGTGtacgaagaagaaaatgaaaaagttgttGACGATGTTCTCGCCCAGTATCATGAAGAATTTGAGCTGGCTAATCTTGCAACTCACCTTCAAGGATGGAAGCACTTTGGGCACCATACTTACAGGTTTGGTCACAAATGCCTGAGAACAGACATTAGCATTGACAGATGCACAGGATTCTTTGTAGCAAAGTTTGTTAGGAAACAGGCAGgtaagggaaagaaaagaaaagctccCAAGTCTCAGGATTCTGCGGATACTCTCAATGGGGAAAATGCCAGTAACCTGGATATGCAGTCCTCAGAGACTTCACATAGACGCCACAAGAAGGGAAAATTTGTTGCTTCAGAAGAATCTGAAGTAGCAAATGGAAACACAGAACAAAATGATGCCCAGGTGGAAGAATCCCCATCTGAAAACACAGTTGTTGAAGAGTGTCATGATTTgcatccaaaaaagaaaaagaaatctaagAAGAGTAGGAAATCTGAGGGTGTTACTAGTAATGGTGATGAGACTCCTGAGATCTCTGTGACGGAAAATGAATCTAATGAGCAAAATACTGtagagaatgaaatggaaatatcggGTTCTTCAgaagttaaaaagaagaagaagaggaagaagtcagCTGAAGTAGAGGAAGTTGAGAATTCTGTACAAGAAATTGAGGTTATCCAGGAATCTGTAGATTTGGATTGTTCAgagg